The genomic segment CCAACCGCCGATGTCCCTCGGCAATCTGCACGTCGCGGATATGCAGCGAATCGCCCTCTTCCGTGATGCGCAGCACGCCGATCGGCTTGCCATCCACCTCAAGAATAAAATTCTCCGATTCGCGCCAACTGCCGAGAAAAAGATCACCGCGCCAAACCAGGTGATGCCGGTGATAGTAGCCACCCATGTTGTTGCGAGTCAGCGCCTCGGCGAACTCGAAATCGTCCATGCTGGCAATGCGCAAATGAAACGGTGAGGTAGCTTCGGTTGGATCGAACATGGCGAAACGACGAAGATAGGTGACGCAGATGAGCGACGAGAATGAGTGGGGTCAACGGTAAAACAGGGGAAGCCTGCTGGCAATGGCTGTTTGTCCCGAGCATACCCAGGCGAGCTACGTTGCTGAGCAGCGGAAATAAAAAAAGCCCACTTCTTTCGAAGTGGGCTTTCTAAAATCTGGCGGAGCGGACGGGACTCGAACCCGCGACCCCCGGCGTGACAGGCCGGTATTCTAACCAACTGAACTACCGCTCCAGATTTTGCACCGCTGGCTTATGAGCTACGCTCACTTACCTTCAGCAACCTACTGCACCGTTCAAACTTCCAACCGAACGACGCCGACGTTTTGGCGTCCCCTAGGGGATTCGAACCCCTGTACTCACCGTGAAAGGGTGATGTCCTAGGCCTCTAGACGAAGGGGACAACGTACTGCTTACAACTTTAATGAAAAAGCCCGTTCATGTTCGTGCGAACGGGCTTTAACTGGCGGAGCGGACGGGACTCGAACCCGCGACCCCCGGCGTGACAGGCCGGTATTCTAACCAACTGAACTACCGCTCCAGTTTTCCACCTACTTGCGAGCGTTGGTTTTTCTCTGCAAGCTGCGCTGCTTTACTGCCAATCGAGCATTAACTCGAACACTAAAGCGACGCTTATGTTTGGCGTCCCCTAGGGGATTCGAACCCCTGTACTCACCGTGAAAGGGTGATGTCCTAGGCCTCTAGACGAAGGGGACATAATCTTTTCAGATCTGTCTTTAACTCGCTGCCAACTCGCCGGTAACTGGTGCTATCTCGTTACTTCGTTTCATCAACTGCGAAGACCGCTACTATAACAACGTTTCGGTCATTTGTGAAGTCTTTTTTACTACAACTTGCTGACTTCTCAACAACTTTCTACTACTCGCTCTGCTGTGTTGGTGGAGGTAAGCGGGATCGAACCGCTGACCTCTTGCATGCCATGCAAGCGCTCTCCCAGCTGAGCTATACCCCCGCGGCACATCAGAGAAACGAGATTCTAGAGGCCAATTTGCGTCTTGTAAATACCCTTTGAGCAATTGCATGCGACTTTTTTCGCAAGTCGCATGCAAACCCTCTCAACGCAGGCGCGAACGCGCTTAAGCAAGCGCCTTTTCAATGCGGCCGACAACGACATCGCGACCGAACAACATCAAAACGCTGTCGATAGACGGCGTATGTGTCGTACCTGCCACCAGCAACCGCACCGGCATCGCCAGTTGCGGCATCTTCAGCTTGTGCGCGCCTAACGTCGCCTTCAATGTGGCGGCGATTGCTTCCTTGGTCCACTCGACCGTCTTGAGCGCGGCGGCGAGATCGGCCAGCGCCGGACGCACCGCGTCCGTCACGTGTTGCGCCAGGGACTCCGCATCAGGCGCAGGTACGCGATAGAACATCGCGGCGTTTTCAGCGATTTCCTTCACCGTCGACGCACGATCCTTCAACAAACCCACCACCGCCGTCAGATCAGCGCCTTGAGCGAGTGCGGCTTCATCAACACCCAACTCCGCGAAGAACGGCTTAGCCAGTTCGGCGAGGCGCGCGTTATCCGCTTCCTTGATGTAGTGAGCGTTCAGCCAGTTCAGCTTGTCGTGGTCATATTGAGCCGGCGACTTGCCGAGGTGATCCAGATCGAACCATTCGACGAACTGCTCGCGCGTGAACACTTCCGCGTCGCCATGTGACCAGCCGAGTCGCGCCAGATAGTTGACCACCGCTTCCGGCAGATAACCGGCGTCGCGGTAACCCACCACGCTCATCGCGCCGTGGCGCTTGCTCATCTTCTCGCCCTGCTCGTTCAGCACGGTCGGCAAGTGCGCGTACACCGGCGGCTCGCCACCCAGCGCACGCAGAATGTTGATCTGACGCGGCGTGTTGTTCACGTGATCGTCGCCGCGAATCACGTGGGTGATCTTCATGTCGAGATCGTCGACGACCACGCAGAAGTTGTACGTCGGCGTGCCGTCCGGGCGCGCGATCACGAGGTCGTCGAGTTCTTCGTTCGAGATCTCGATACGCCCCTTCACCGCGTCGTCCCAGGCGACCACGCCGGTCAGCGGATTGCGGAAGCGCAGCACCGGTTGCACGCCCTCGGGCGGCTGCGGCAGGACCTTGCCGGGTTCCGGGCGCCACGTGCCGTCATAGCGCGGCTTTTCGCCGGCTTCGCGTTGACGCTCACGCAACGCATCCAGTTCTTCCGTCGACATGTAGCACGGGTACACGAGGCCGGCGTCCTGCATCTGCTTGAGCACTTCGCGGTAACGGTCCATGCGCTGCATCTGATAGAACGGACCTTCGTCGAAATCGAGGCCGAGCCAGTCCATGCCTTCGAGAATGGCGTCGACGGATTCGCTCGTGGAGCGCTCGACGTCGGTGTCTTCGATCCGCAGCACGAAGGTCCCTTTCATCTTGCGCGCGAACGCCCACGGATAAAGCGCGGAGCGAATGTTGCCCAGGTGGATAAAGCCGGTGGGACTCGGTGCAAAACGGGTACGAACGGAGGTGGTCATTAGCGGTTACTCGGAAGACAGGCGCCGGCGCCCCGGCAGACTTCAACCGTCGGGCGCGGCAGCGGAACGCGCTCATGCGGCAGACAACGCCGTGCACGAGCACGAAGGAATTAAATACGAGAGCCGAATTATACCTTCCGTAGGTGTATCGCCAGGCCTCGGCCGAATGGCCAGGGCTGGCGTTCAGGGCGCATGCGCGCGGCTGAAGGGCAGGTTTCCTTCGACGTTAGCGAGGCTCGCCCGATAGCCGCATTTGTGCTCAGGCTCCCCCACGAACCTCTTCCGGAAAATCCCCTGAGCCACTCTCTGCAACGTTTCATTACCAGGCCGCCGCGCGCCCGATCCTTTGATTTATGATGTGCGCGCGCTGCGGCAAGAGTCGGATCCACAGCGTGGAAAATGCCTGTCCGTCTGACTATGCGCCTGATCGCGGCCTGTAGCGACGCTGATTGCGTCGTCCGCGCCGTTGCTGGAGAACTCGTTGAAATCGTCATCGCCCCGCCTCGCCCGCCGCAACTTCTCATTGGCAGCCGCCTCCGCTGTGCTTGCCGCCTGCACCACAACTGGCGGCAGAATCGATAACGCGCCGATCGCCGCGACGCCCGCCGTCAAGCCGCCGCCCGTCGACAAAACCGAACGGCCGATCCGGGTCGCACTGGCGCTAGGCGGCGGCGCCGCGCGCGGGTTCGCGCACATCGGCGTGATCAAGGCGCTCGAGGCGCGCAATATTCAGGTCGATCTGGTGGCCGGCACCAGCGCCGGCTCGGTGGTTGCCGCGCTTTATGCGTCGGGCATGAACGGCTTCGCGCTGAACAAGCTCGCGCTCACCATGGACGAAGCGTCGATCAGCGACTGGGCTATGCCGTTCCGCACGCGCGGCTTCCTGCAAGGCGTCGCGCTGCAGAACTACCTGAACACGACCCTCAACAACCGTCCGATCGAAAAGATGGTGAAGCCGCTCGGCGTGGTCGCCACCGATCTGAAGACGGGTCAGCCGATTCTGTTCCAGCGCGGCAACACGGGCATCGCCGTGCGCGCATCGTGCAGCGTGCCGTCGATTTTCGAGCCGGTGAAGATTGGCGGCCATGAATATGTAGACGGCGGCCTGGTGAGTCCGGTGCCGGCATCGTTCGCACACAAGATGGGCGCGGATTTCGTGATCGCCGTGGATATCTCGCAGCGCCCGGAAACCGGCCTGACTTCAAGCTCGTTCGACGTGTTGATGCAAACCTTCACGATCATGGGCCAGACGATCAAGGCTTATGAACTCGACAAATATGCCGACGTGGTGATTCGTCCGAATCTTGCCGCCATGAGCGGCAGCGATTTTTCGCAGCGCAACGCGGCGATCCTTGCGGGCGAGGAAGCGGTCGCGAAGATGATGCCGGAGTTGCAGCGCAAACTGGCGGCGAGCCGCGCTGCGGCGTAAGACGACGCCAATCGCGCATTGATATAGCGCAGGCGCCTGGATAAGTCGTTCAGGCGTCCACTGGTACCTTAACCGTCAGGCATTCCGCTGAGCGATCGCTCAAACGCAAAAAAGCCTGCTTCGTTCGAAGCAGGCTTTTTTATAACTCGACAACCGCCGATCGGCGATTCAGGCAGGATTAATTGTTCCCGCCCATCGTCGCATTCACGCGTTTGCGCAGATCTTCGCCTTCCTGATACGACGTCTCGATCCGGCGAGCGCCCGTGAAACGCTTTTCCCAGTAACCGTCGTCCATATCGTCAACGCGGATCGTGCTGCCTGTGGAAGGCGAATGCACGAATTTGTTGTCGCCAATATAGATGCCGACGTGCGAGAACGTGCGACGCATCGTATTGAAGAACACCAGATCGCCCGGCTTCAGGTCGCTAACGCGAACCTTCTCGCCGACCCGGCTCATTTCTTCAGCACGACGCGGCAGCGCCATACCGAGCGTGTCCTGGAACACGTAGCGGACGAATCCGCTGCAATCGAGCCCGGAATCGGGTGTATTTCCACCCCAACGGTAGCGAACGCCGATCATGTTCAACGCGCCGACGACCACGTCGCCCGCTTTTCCAGCCATGCCGGAAAGGAACGATTTGGCGCCGCCGTCGCTATTCGAAGCAGCCGGTTGCGAATTGGAGAGGGACAAAGGATTCGACCCGGTGGAGGTCGAATATGAGGCATTCTGATTGAAACTGCTTACTTCGTCGGCGAAAGCGCCGGGAGCTGCTGCCATCAAGACGCCAATGAACATCCCGGCGACGACGCGCGTGCAAGCCTGGGTTAGGTTTCTGTGCTGCATTGGTCGGTAGTTTTTGCCTAGAAATCAGTGGTCTACGGAAAAAAGTTTGGTCGATACTAACCAGTAGGTATTCATGTGTCAAAACAAATAGAAAAATTCAATCGAGATACGCACCCAATTGGTGAAAGGGTGAAAAATCAATGGTCAAGCGCTGCTTTCAGCAGCTTTCGCGTGTAAGGATGAGACGGCTTCGCAAAAATCTGCTCAACGTCACCGCTTTCAACGATCGAACCGTTTTGCATCACCGCGACACGGTGCGCCATTGCCCCGATAACGGCCAGATCGTGACTGATGAAAACGAAGCCGAGGTTGTACTTCTGTTGCAACCCGGCGAGTAATTTCAGCACTTGCTGTTGAATCGAAACGTCGAGCGCGCTGGTTGGTTCGTCGAGGATCAGGATGCGCGGCTCCAATACCAGCGCGCGAGCAATCGCAATCCGTTGCCGCTGGCCGCCGGAAAATTCATGCGGATAACGATAAAGCGCCGTCCGGTCGATACCGACCTCGCGCAGCACCGAAATCACTTTGTCGCGGCGAGCCTGTTCGTTCATTTGCGGACGATGCAGCGCCAGCCCCTCGCCGACGATCCGCTCAATGGTCTGACGCGGCGAAAGCGAACTGAACGGATCCTGAAAGACAACCTGCATATTCGACCGTAAGGTGGTCTGTTCGGCGCCGCGATAGCTGCCGAGCGCCCTGCCCTGAAACTCGATCTCGCCGTGCACGGTGCGTTGCAGACCGAGCAGCGCCATCGCAAGCGTCGACTTGCCCGAACCCGACTCGCCGACAATGCCCAGCGTCTCGCCCTGCCGCACCGAGACATTCGCCTCAGCGACCGCGCGAAAACGCCCGGCGCGGAACCAGCCGTTGAAGCCCGGCAGCTTCGTTTTGAAATCGACGGAGACTTCACGGGCTTCGAGCAGCACCGGCGAGATCGGCAGAACCGGAACCACCGTGCGCTCAGGGC from the Paraburkholderia fungorum genome contains:
- the gltX gene encoding glutamate--tRNA ligase, which codes for MTTSVRTRFAPSPTGFIHLGNIRSALYPWAFARKMKGTFVLRIEDTDVERSTSESVDAILEGMDWLGLDFDEGPFYQMQRMDRYREVLKQMQDAGLVYPCYMSTEELDALRERQREAGEKPRYDGTWRPEPGKVLPQPPEGVQPVLRFRNPLTGVVAWDDAVKGRIEISNEELDDLVIARPDGTPTYNFCVVVDDLDMKITHVIRGDDHVNNTPRQINILRALGGEPPVYAHLPTVLNEQGEKMSKRHGAMSVVGYRDAGYLPEAVVNYLARLGWSHGDAEVFTREQFVEWFDLDHLGKSPAQYDHDKLNWLNAHYIKEADNARLAELAKPFFAELGVDEAALAQGADLTAVVGLLKDRASTVKEIAENAAMFYRVPAPDAESLAQHVTDAVRPALADLAAALKTVEWTKEAIAATLKATLGAHKLKMPQLAMPVRLLVAGTTHTPSIDSVLMLFGRDVVVGRIEKALA
- a CDS encoding patatin-like phospholipase family protein, with product MKSSSPRLARRNFSLAAASAVLAACTTTGGRIDNAPIAATPAVKPPPVDKTERPIRVALALGGGAARGFAHIGVIKALEARNIQVDLVAGTSAGSVVAALYASGMNGFALNKLALTMDEASISDWAMPFRTRGFLQGVALQNYLNTTLNNRPIEKMVKPLGVVATDLKTGQPILFQRGNTGIAVRASCSVPSIFEPVKIGGHEYVDGGLVSPVPASFAHKMGADFVIAVDISQRPETGLTSSSFDVLMQTFTIMGQTIKAYELDKYADVVIRPNLAAMSGSDFSQRNAAILAGEEAVAKMMPELQRKLAASRAAA
- a CDS encoding ABC transporter ATP-binding protein: MSATLGKNAGQGDGSSGPLLELDHLQVTFGDTVAVSDVTLAIQRGERVALVGESGSGKSVTALSILRLLSDAHISGSVRFDGEDLLAKSEREMRGLRGSDIAMIFQEPMTALNPLYTVGDQIAETIVVHDGVSANEARKRAVALLGRTGIAEPGKRVNRYPHQLSGGQRQRAMIAMALACRPRLLLADEPTTALDVTIRAQIVELLLELQRDEAEKRGMAVLLITHDLNLVRHFAQRVAVMEKGVLVESGTVEQVFESPQHPYTQRLLASRPERTVVPVLPISPVLLEAREVSVDFKTKLPGFNGWFRAGRFRAVAEANVSVRQGETLGIVGESGSGKSTLAMALLGLQRTVHGEIEFQGRALGSYRGAEQTTLRSNMQVVFQDPFSSLSPRQTIERIVGEGLALHRPQMNEQARRDKVISVLREVGIDRTALYRYPHEFSGGQRQRIAIARALVLEPRILILDEPTSALDVSIQQQVLKLLAGLQQKYNLGFVFISHDLAVIGAMAHRVAVMQNGSIVESGDVEQIFAKPSHPYTRKLLKAALDH
- a CDS encoding GNAT family N-acetyltransferase, coding for MFDPTEATSPFHLRIASMDDFEFAEALTRNNMGGYYHRHHLVWRGDLFLGSWRESENFILEVDGKPIGVLRITEEGDSLHIRDVQIAEGHRRLGAGTYLLDTSHQWARERGLRELQLRVFVDNPAARLYQRKGYKLAGPRLAQLGAIRHLARRV
- a CDS encoding C40 family peptidase; amino-acid sequence: MQHRNLTQACTRVVAGMFIGVLMAAAPGAFADEVSSFNQNASYSTSTGSNPLSLSNSQPAASNSDGGAKSFLSGMAGKAGDVVVGALNMIGVRYRWGGNTPDSGLDCSGFVRYVFQDTLGMALPRRAEEMSRVGEKVRVSDLKPGDLVFFNTMRRTFSHVGIYIGDNKFVHSPSTGSTIRVDDMDDGYWEKRFTGARRIETSYQEGEDLRKRVNATMGGNN